Proteins from a single region of Apium graveolens cultivar Ventura chromosome 7, ASM990537v1, whole genome shotgun sequence:
- the LOC141671125 gene encoding acetylserotonin O-methyltransferase-like, with the protein MAEITKSHGVNGNDEIAQAQVDIWRFVFGFTETAAVKCAIELGIPDILENQADPMTLSQLSSALSCSSTALFRIMRFLMNRGIFKEKITKEGSMGYVQTPLSRLLRKDGDNSLTAMLLWQNSSILIDPWHYLSARVLDDKASAFVCAHGKSLWEIAAEDPEQRRLIDDAMACDTRTTVGALVDGCPEVFDGLSSVVNVGGGNGTALRVLIERCPWIRGINFDLNEVVSVAPESEGIEHVGGDMFKSVPKANAAFLKWILHDWSDGECIQILKKCREAISEYGTAGKVIIVEAVIEVNGGDKLKDVGLMLDMLMLAQTNKGKERTAEEWAFILREAGFTRHTIKSFQSALSVIEAYPY; encoded by the exons ATGGCAGAAATAACAAAAAGTCATGGTGTAAATGGAAATGATGAAATAGCCCAAGCACAAGTCGATATATGGCGATTTGTGTTTGGTTTTACTGAAACGGCTGCAGTCAAGTGTGCCATTGAGCTGGGAATACCTGATATTCTCGAAAATCAGGCAGATCCAATGACACTTTCCCAGCTATCTTCAGCTCTGTCTTGTTCATCAACAGCTCTTTTCCGGATCATGAGGTTCTTGATGAACCGGGGTATATTTAAGGAAAAGATCACAAAGGAAGGGTCCATGGGGTACGTTCAAACTCCGTTATCACGCCTACTAAGAAAAGATGGAGACAATAGCTTGACTGCCATGTTGTTGTGGCAAAACAGCTCTATTCTTATAGATCCATGGCATTACTTAAGTGCCCGTGTGCTGGACGACAAAGCATCGGCATTTGTTTGTGCTCATGGCAAGAGCCTCTGGGAGATTGCAGCTGAGGATCCTGAACAAAGAAGGTTAATTGATGACGCAATGGCTTGTGATACTAGGACAACAGTTGGTGCATTAGTAGATGGGTGTCCTGAGGTGTTTGATGGACTCAGCTCTGTGGTAAACGTCGGAGGTGGTAATGGAACAGCACTTCGTGTGCTCATCGAAAGGTGTCCATGGATTCGTGGAATCAACTTTGATCTTAATGAAGTGGTGTCTGTTGCACCAGAATCTGAAGGCATTGAGCATGTTGGAGGAGACATGTTTAAGAGTGTCCCTAAAGCAAATGCTGCTTTTCTCAAG TGGATATTGCACGACTGGAGCGATGGTGAGTGCATCCAGATCCTGAAAAAATGTAGAGAAGCCATCTCGGAATATGGCACAGCTGGGAAAGTGATTATTGTGGAGGCTGTAATTGAAGTAAATGGAGGAGACAAGCTCAAGGATGTTGGATTGATGCTAGATATGTTAATGTTGGCACAAACTAACAAAGGCAAGGAAAGAACCGCAGAGGAATGGGCTTTTATTTTGCGTGAGGCCGGATTCACCAGGCACACAATCAAAAGCTTTCAGTCTGCATTATCTGTTATTGAGGCTTATCCTTATTAG